The Paenibacillus sp. FSL R7-0204 genome includes a region encoding these proteins:
- a CDS encoding holin gives MNRELLDHVLAFASILAVFILALVQLIKNNTHLPRNSIPFIGLGIGLLVGAAAYPFTELELTLRLWAGGLAGLSATGLFELAFNNRSGHTMK, from the coding sequence GCGAACTGCTGGACCATGTATTGGCTTTTGCCTCCATCCTGGCCGTATTTATTCTTGCCTTGGTGCAGCTGATCAAAAATAATACCCATTTGCCGCGTAACAGCATCCCTTTTATCGGACTGGGCATCGGGCTGCTGGTTGGAGCGGCGGCGTATCCTTTTACAGAGCTGGAGTTGACCTTGCGTCTATGGGCAGGCGGATTGGCCGGGTTATCGGCTACCGGATTATTCGAATTGGCATTCAACAACCGCTCAGGGCACACAATGAAATAA
- the ppc gene encoding phosphoenolpyruvate carboxylase encodes MTELTTTVSKSNSNNLLRRDVRFLGNILGEVLVHQGGNELLDIVEKIRETSKSLRSLFLPELHNEFKELISSLDPENRHQVIRAFAIYFQLVNIAEQNHRIRRKRDYERSAGETVQPGSIESAVQELREREFSHEEVLEIMSGMSLELVMTAHPTEAMRRAILDIHKRISDDVMGLDNPTLTFREREQLREKLLNEVITLWQTDELRDRKPTVLDEVRNGMYYFHETIFEVLPDVYQELERCLSKYYPGQNWHVPTYLRFGSWIGGDRDGNPSVKASVTLQTLRLQRKLAIREYQRIMRELMQYLSFSTSIVNVTPELLESIEADRNIINLNRVDAWRNDNEPYRIKLSYMISKTQNVLDDEKKGTPERYASPAQFIDDLNVIDRSLRHHYADYVADTYIKKLIRQVELFGFHTSTLDVRQHSQEHENAMTEVLAKMNVTPDYSKLSEQEKIVLLEKLLNDPRPLTSPYQSYSEGTEECLAVYRAIYEAQEEYGVQCITSYLISMAEAASDILEVMVFSKEVGLFRKDNDGTVVCTLQAVPLFETIDDLHDAPQIMRTLLSMPIYRDAVRAMNDLQEIMLGYSDSNKDGGVVTANWELRVALKEITATADEFGIKLKFFHGRGGALGRGGMPLNRSILAQPASTIGGGIKITEQGEVISSRYSMKGIAYRSLEQATSALITAAIHAKTPQTDLYEAKWDEIIARISEVSLNKYQDLIFRDPDFLTYFKESTPLPEVGELNIGSRPSKRKNSERFEDLRAIPWVFAWTQSRYLLPAWYAAGTGLQSFYEGKEENMKIMQHMYANFSFFTTLIDTLQMAIAKADLVIAKEYAGMGKNEEARARIFGQIEAEFKLTSELILQITGQQDILDNVPVIQESIRLRNPYVDPLSYLQVQLLAELRALREAEGDDAELLREVLLTINGIAAGLRNTG; translated from the coding sequence ATGACCGAACTTACGACTACCGTTAGCAAAAGCAACTCCAACAATCTGCTGCGGCGAGACGTACGGTTCCTGGGGAACATACTGGGCGAAGTCTTGGTACACCAAGGCGGCAACGAACTGCTGGATATTGTGGAGAAGATCCGGGAGACCAGCAAATCGCTGCGCTCATTGTTTTTGCCTGAACTGCACAATGAATTTAAAGAGCTGATCAGCTCACTGGACCCGGAGAATCGCCATCAGGTGATCCGCGCGTTCGCGATTTATTTCCAGCTGGTGAACATCGCCGAGCAGAACCATCGGATTCGCCGCAAACGCGACTACGAACGATCTGCCGGAGAGACTGTACAGCCGGGGTCGATTGAGAGCGCGGTTCAGGAGCTTCGCGAACGGGAATTCTCCCACGAAGAGGTTCTTGAGATCATGAGCGGCATGTCGCTCGAGCTGGTTATGACCGCTCACCCTACAGAAGCTATGCGCCGTGCGATTCTCGATATCCACAAACGGATTTCCGACGACGTCATGGGGCTGGATAATCCGACGCTGACCTTCCGCGAACGCGAACAGCTCCGGGAGAAGCTGCTGAATGAGGTTATTACCTTGTGGCAGACCGATGAACTGCGTGACCGCAAGCCAACGGTGCTGGATGAAGTGCGTAACGGAATGTATTACTTCCATGAGACGATTTTTGAAGTGCTGCCGGATGTATATCAGGAGCTTGAGCGCTGTCTGAGCAAATATTATCCGGGCCAGAACTGGCATGTGCCGACCTATCTGCGTTTCGGTTCATGGATCGGGGGAGACCGCGACGGCAACCCTTCAGTGAAGGCATCCGTTACCTTACAGACCCTCCGTCTGCAGCGCAAGCTGGCTATTCGTGAATACCAGCGTATTATGCGCGAGCTGATGCAGTATCTCAGCTTTAGTACAAGCATTGTGAATGTGACGCCGGAGCTGCTGGAATCCATTGAGGCAGACCGGAATATTATCAATCTCAACCGCGTCGATGCCTGGCGTAATGATAACGAGCCTTACCGGATTAAGCTCAGCTATATGATCTCGAAGACCCAGAATGTGCTGGACGATGAGAAAAAAGGAACACCAGAGCGCTACGCATCCCCGGCGCAATTCATCGACGACCTGAACGTGATTGACCGCAGCCTGCGGCATCATTACGCCGATTATGTAGCAGATACCTACATTAAGAAGCTGATTCGTCAGGTGGAGCTGTTCGGCTTCCACACCTCTACGCTGGATGTCCGCCAGCACAGCCAGGAGCATGAGAATGCAATGACAGAGGTTCTGGCCAAGATGAATGTTACACCGGATTACTCCAAGCTGTCGGAGCAAGAGAAAATTGTGCTGCTGGAGAAGCTGCTGAATGATCCGCGTCCGCTGACTTCCCCTTACCAGTCTTATAGTGAAGGGACAGAGGAGTGCCTGGCGGTATACCGTGCGATCTATGAGGCGCAGGAGGAATACGGCGTACAGTGCATCACTAGCTATCTGATCAGTATGGCGGAGGCGGCAAGCGATATTCTGGAGGTTATGGTCTTCTCCAAGGAAGTCGGCTTGTTCCGCAAAGACAACGACGGTACGGTAGTCTGTACTCTGCAGGCGGTGCCGCTGTTCGAGACGATTGACGACCTGCATGATGCGCCGCAGATTATGCGTACGCTGCTCAGCATGCCGATCTACCGCGATGCGGTTCGTGCGATGAATGATCTGCAGGAGATTATGCTGGGATATTCCGACAGTAATAAAGACGGCGGCGTGGTTACAGCGAACTGGGAGCTGCGTGTGGCCTTGAAAGAGATTACAGCGACTGCCGATGAATTCGGCATTAAGCTGAAGTTCTTCCATGGACGGGGCGGCGCTCTCGGACGCGGCGGTATGCCGCTCAACCGGAGTATTCTGGCTCAGCCGGCTTCCACCATCGGCGGCGGGATTAAGATTACCGAGCAAGGCGAGGTTATCTCTTCCCGGTATTCGATGAAAGGCATTGCTTACCGCAGTCTGGAGCAGGCAACATCTGCGCTGATCACGGCGGCTATTCATGCCAAAACGCCGCAGACGGATCTGTACGAAGCCAAGTGGGATGAGATTATTGCCCGTATCTCTGAAGTCTCGCTGAATAAATATCAGGATCTGATCTTCCGTGATCCGGATTTCCTGACGTACTTCAAAGAGTCAACCCCGTTGCCGGAGGTAGGCGAGCTGAATATCGGCTCTCGCCCTTCGAAGCGGAAGAATAGCGAGCGCTTCGAGGACCTGCGTGCCATTCCTTGGGTATTCGCTTGGACGCAGAGCCGTTATCTGCTTCCAGCATGGTATGCCGCCGGAACCGGTCTGCAGAGCTTCTATGAGGGCAAGGAAGAGAATATGAAGATCATGCAGCATATGTATGCTAACTTCTCATTCTTCACGACCCTGATCGATACGCTGCAGATGGCGATTGCGAAGGCGGATCTTGTCATCGCCAAGGAATACGCGGGCATGGGTAAGAACGAGGAGGCGCGTGCGCGAATCTTCGGCCAAATCGAGGCCGAGTTCAAGCTGACCTCCGAGCTGATCCTTCAGATCACCGGCCAGCAGGATATTCTGGATAATGTTCCGGTCATTCAGGAATCCATCCGCCTGCGTAATCCGTACGTTGATCCGCTCAGCTACCTGCAGGTTCAGCTCCTCGCCGAGCTTCGCGCCTTGCGTGAGGCTGAGGGGGATGACGCTGAGCTGCTGCGCGAAGTGCTGCTCACGATCAATGGTATTGCCGCCGGTCTTCGGAATACCGGCTGA
- a CDS encoding anti-sigma factor family protein, whose amino-acid sequence MECKLAVSMMHDYLDDDLPDLQQRELKEHLLSCTECRARFKELEQTDMLMFSLMHQTPVASEDLVGRIMDSLPKPKKERAFITWIKRHPALTAASMFILVMLMSSVTFWNQDRQLVVRGADLDQVVIKGNTVIVPSGKIISGDLTVENGKTQVYGEVNGNVTVIDGSLYQASTAHISGQVKSIDQAVSWIWYKVTNMFSEVAYR is encoded by the coding sequence ATGGAATGCAAACTGGCCGTCTCTATGATGCACGACTACCTGGATGACGACTTGCCCGACCTGCAGCAGAGGGAATTGAAGGAGCATCTTTTATCCTGTACGGAGTGCCGTGCGAGGTTCAAAGAACTGGAACAGACCGATATGCTGATGTTTTCCCTGATGCACCAGACACCTGTGGCCTCGGAGGATTTGGTTGGCCGGATTATGGATTCATTACCGAAACCCAAGAAGGAAAGAGCCTTCATCACCTGGATCAAGCGACATCCGGCCCTGACGGCGGCGTCTATGTTCATTCTTGTAATGCTGATGAGCTCCGTAACCTTTTGGAATCAGGATCGGCAGCTTGTGGTTAGAGGGGCAGACCTCGACCAGGTTGTGATCAAGGGGAATACGGTGATTGTACCCTCCGGCAAAATTATCTCCGGTGATCTGACGGTGGAGAACGGTAAGACTCAAGTCTACGGGGAAGTCAACGGGAACGTAACGGTGATCGACGGTTCGCTGTATCAGGCTTCAACCGCCCATATCTCCGGGCAAGTCAAAAGTATAGACCAAGCCGTAAGCTGGATCTGGTATAAAGTGACAAACATGTTCTCTGAAGTTGCCTACCGATAG
- the cdaA gene encoding diadenylate cyclase CdaA encodes MSYFTDLTWKESIKDIIDILIVSYIIYKVLNMVRGTRAVQLLKGILVLVVIWGGSTLLDLYTLKWLMNQMFTFGVFAIFIIFQPELRRGLEQLGRGKFFGRNAESDEEISKLIGEVIKAVNYLAVRKIGALIVFERATGLNEYTESGIAMRSEVSSELLINIFIPNTPLHDGALIMQGSQIAAAACYLPLSENPFISKELGTRHRAAIGISEVADSVSVVVSEETGQISLAINGQIVRDIKEESLISKLHQELSASSSPLMEKSSAFWRRRGNKDNG; translated from the coding sequence ATGAGCTACTTTACTGACCTTACATGGAAAGAATCCATTAAAGATATAATCGATATTCTAATTGTCAGCTATATTATCTATAAAGTGCTCAATATGGTGCGCGGGACGCGGGCAGTTCAGTTGCTGAAGGGGATTCTGGTGCTGGTCGTGATCTGGGGCGGCAGTACGCTTCTCGACTTATACACGCTGAAATGGCTGATGAACCAGATGTTTACGTTCGGGGTGTTTGCGATCTTTATTATTTTTCAGCCGGAGCTGCGGCGGGGGCTGGAGCAGCTCGGCCGGGGCAAGTTCTTCGGACGAAATGCGGAGAGCGATGAGGAGATCAGCAAATTAATCGGTGAAGTGATTAAAGCCGTGAATTATTTGGCTGTCCGCAAAATCGGGGCATTGATCGTATTCGAACGGGCCACGGGGCTTAATGAATATACGGAATCCGGGATCGCCATGCGCTCTGAGGTCAGCTCGGAACTGCTGATTAATATCTTCATCCCCAATACGCCGCTGCATGACGGGGCGCTGATTATGCAAGGAAGCCAGATCGCGGCGGCGGCCTGTTACCTGCCGCTCTCTGAGAATCCGTTCATCAGCAAGGAGCTGGGAACCCGGCACCGAGCCGCCATCGGTATCAGTGAGGTCGCTGACTCGGTGTCTGTGGTCGTCTCCGAGGAGACGGGGCAGATCTCACTGGCCATTAATGGACAAATTGTCCGGGATATCAAGGAAGAATCCCTGATCTCGAAGCTGCACCAAGAGCTGAGTGCAAGCAGCTCGCCCCTGATGGAGAAGAGCTCTGCTTTCTGGAGACGGAGGGGGAATAAAGACAATGGATAA
- the sigW gene encoding RNA polymerase sigma factor SigW, with amino-acid sequence MENLEGRLTKLALKGDQRAFAELVELYKDKIYHLAYRMLNNRHEAEDVVQETFLRVYRNLDRYDDKQKFSTWIYRIGTNLCIDRLRKRRPTYSLDAEMNDQEGIDGYSMIPSDNVTPETELLLSETQRLIYEAIDSLPVKYRSVMILRYLQDLSLQEIGDVLDMPVTTIKTRVHRGREFLRKKLGPKL; translated from the coding sequence GTGGAGAATCTGGAAGGCAGACTGACAAAGCTCGCCCTGAAGGGTGACCAAAGGGCATTTGCCGAGCTTGTGGAACTATATAAAGACAAAATTTATCATTTGGCTTACCGTATGCTGAATAACCGCCATGAGGCGGAGGATGTTGTTCAGGAGACTTTTTTGCGCGTCTACAGAAATCTGGACAGGTATGATGATAAGCAGAAGTTCTCGACATGGATCTACCGAATTGGCACGAACCTCTGCATTGACCGGCTGCGTAAGCGGCGCCCGACCTATTCCCTGGATGCCGAGATGAACGACCAGGAGGGGATTGACGGGTATTCGATGATTCCGAGCGATAATGTGACCCCGGAGACGGAACTGCTGCTCTCGGAGACGCAGAGACTCATCTATGAAGCCATCGACAGCCTGCCCGTGAAGTACAGGTCGGTGATGATTCTGCGGTATTTGCAGGATTTGTCACTACAGGAGATCGGCGATGTGCTGGATATGCCCGTGACGACGATTAAGACCCGGGTGCACCGGGGTCGTGAGTTTTTACGTAAGAAGTTAGGACCCAAATTGTAA
- a CDS encoding CdaR family protein: MDKWMKNNNFNKILALALGIILWTIVHVDTAPTYQTTVNTEAKTIENVKVEIEGFDSEKYVLTKDVDSVRMEVMGKKSDLTYKFSDAYRVWLDLKDVKPGDNTLPLMYSTPSGVTLEAMVPNQVNVHIEARTTKSFPVSLNITGEPAAGYEVGSPVIDPVSVEVTLPASDLGRVAKVQGKVELDGQNETFSEKRLKLFALDSKGNALEDAVIEPSTVAVEVPVTLPSKTLPLDISFTGSLPGSLVLSRVTPEQDMVTVYGSAETLKTLSSYEAVLDLSTIKNAGTEQMKLELKPPEGTGKIEPAAMTVAVSAAEITQRTLSAIPIKLEGVSTGLTSRVIDPGSATMDLTLSGAPTLLDQLDQDSISVVADVGGLTAGVHDITLQVSLPRFITLQNTASQLVAKVELVAPAAPAATAAPDSSPVSSSPTPEPSAEPASGDETLVEPTPEHTGEVIEETPAPTHILPETAEPTPPASGNNADSTGGT, from the coding sequence ATGGATAAATGGATGAAGAACAACAACTTCAACAAGATCCTTGCCCTGGCTCTAGGGATTATTCTGTGGACCATTGTGCATGTGGATACAGCGCCAACGTACCAGACTACGGTTAATACTGAAGCTAAGACGATTGAGAATGTCAAAGTGGAGATTGAAGGCTTCGACAGTGAGAAGTATGTACTGACCAAGGATGTGGATAGCGTCAGGATGGAGGTAATGGGCAAAAAGTCTGATCTGACCTATAAGTTCTCCGATGCTTATCGGGTATGGCTGGATCTGAAGGATGTGAAGCCTGGCGATAACACGCTTCCGCTGATGTATTCGACTCCAAGCGGTGTAACCCTGGAAGCTATGGTCCCGAATCAGGTGAATGTGCATATCGAGGCGCGGACGACCAAGTCTTTTCCCGTCTCGCTGAATATTACGGGAGAGCCGGCAGCAGGATATGAAGTAGGCAGTCCTGTAATTGATCCGGTATCCGTGGAGGTTACCCTTCCTGCAAGTGATCTTGGACGGGTAGCGAAGGTGCAGGGGAAGGTGGAGCTGGACGGGCAGAATGAGACTTTTAGCGAGAAGAGGCTGAAGCTCTTCGCTCTGGATAGTAAGGGGAATGCGCTTGAGGATGCGGTCATTGAACCCTCTACAGTAGCGGTAGAAGTGCCTGTTACCCTCCCTTCCAAAACCTTGCCGCTGGACATCAGCTTCACTGGCAGTCTGCCGGGTTCACTGGTGCTCTCTAGGGTAACGCCTGAGCAGGATATGGTAACAGTGTACGGCAGTGCAGAGACCCTTAAGACCTTATCCTCGTATGAGGCAGTGCTGGATTTGAGTACTATCAAGAATGCAGGTACAGAGCAGATGAAGCTGGAGCTTAAGCCGCCCGAGGGCACCGGCAAGATTGAGCCTGCAGCAATGACCGTAGCGGTCTCTGCGGCGGAGATTACCCAGCGGACCCTCTCTGCTATCCCCATTAAGCTGGAGGGCGTCAGCACCGGGCTGACATCCCGTGTCATAGATCCTGGAAGCGCCACTATGGATCTGACCCTATCAGGTGCGCCAACGCTGCTGGATCAGCTCGACCAGGATAGCATCAGCGTAGTTGCAGATGTCGGAGGGCTTACGGCTGGCGTTCACGATATTACGCTGCAGGTGTCGCTCCCCCGGTTCATTACCCTGCAGAATACCGCCTCGCAGCTTGTTGCGAAGGTGGAGCTGGTGGCACCTGCTGCTCCGGCCGCGACTGCCGCGCCGGACAGCAGCCCGGTCTCCTCATCGCCTACGCCGGAGCCCAGTGCTGAACCTGCATCCGGGGACGAGACGCTCGTAGAACCGACCCCGGAGCATACAGGTGAGGTTATAGAGGAGACCCCGGCGCCGACACATATTCTGCCGGAGACTGCTGAACCAACGCCGCCCGCAAGCGGAAATAATGCCGACAGTACGGGCGGAACGTAA